The Coturnix japonica isolate 7356 chromosome 6, Coturnix japonica 2.1, whole genome shotgun sequence genomic sequence AAACATAGAGATGGTATGATGCAGTTTCCATCCCTTCAGTTAGTCAGTGAAACAATTTTGTACCTTTTACCTCTAACAACAAGACTGTTGCTTCTGAAAAGGAAGTAGGGTATGGAGAGGCAATAGGAGGCTCGAAGAACAGAATTAAGTGTCATTAGTTCTTCCTAAATTTGAGAAATCCTAGGCCATGCATCTAGAAGGCATGGCAAATTCAAGACACACTCTAAGTTGGGATGAGTTGCTCTAAGATAGGAACACATCTATAACAGGAACTGCACCATTTATTCAAAGCCAGTTATGCATTTCTTTAGCCACGAATTTCACATGGATTCTTGAAAAATCCTTGATATGCTTATTAACAATGACcaattttcatgtttcattagCAGAGTTCATTAGAACTCTTAGAGAAGAAGAGCCAAATCAAATGACTTTGATATTTATCTGTTCATCACTCATTAAAACTACAGTCTCTAAACTGATCCTATGTTGGGTTAACAGCCATGCAATCTGTGGCGTATTGCATGGACAGCAAACCATAACCAGCTTGTATATGACAGCACAAAAAGTATCAGAGCAAGACAGAACCAAAGGGATAAACCTAAATAtacatttcacagcaaaatacattctatataggaaaaaagtattttctgaacagcaaaatgTAGATGAGAGAGAACAGTTTAAAACACGCAGTTGTTAGATATGTACAACATCTCAGGAACAAATGACAGATGAAATGCACGTTTCTTGATTGTCATTAAAACAACACAATCACACACTAAGATGTTTGAAGATGTCAGGGTAAATTACCAGTTTACAATCCAGaaagctttaagaaaagcaaaattgaacattttcaattagaaaaaccttgatttttttttgtggaaaacaaggttaaaagaacaaatgatgctagatacacatacacatgtatatatacatctatatatacacacacatacacacatcactaaacaaaactgaagttcaTTCAGTGGATATTAATGCAAGTTTATCCTCTAAAGGTTACTGATTTATTTGAAAGTTACAGTCCCAATGCTCAGTTTTCATCCACATAAAGATCTGCCATGTGACTGCAAAGCTCCATGAGGCCAAACAACTTATAAACTCCTATAGTTAAGTTTCTTTACTGAGCTAGTGTTCTGCAAACAAACTATACTTCAAGTTTGGCTTGCTAACATGAATACTTGTTGAGGTGAAAGATTCAGAATGCTGGAAAAGGGTCTGCTAATGTACTACAACAACAGAGCTAGGCTCAGCCTGGGTCATAGAAAACACCCTCACCATTAGAAAAGGGGCAACTTTATCAAGTAGACTATTGACTGCATAATGGCTATATAGTTCAGACATGCATAAGACAAGTGAAGGAGTGAAGTCCCACAaaatcatctttattttgcaatattACGTTAGAAActtccatgagaaaaaaatgcacagcttcactgcagTTGAGCCAAATGTTTTCTCCTATCTTACTCCCCCAGTGATAAACATTCCTATTGATTTCAACAGGAACTGaagaagctgtgttttgttgctgtagttcatttgtttctcattttctcctaGGTACATCCCTTTCCCTGACACTACCATAAtataaaacatcaaaaaagaaCACTTTGAGAAGCACAGCTAGATACCACAGTAAGTTCAAAACAGTACATGgaaatagaaatggaaatgtaaagAAGTAACTTCACCTAAGAGACGAAGACAAAACTAAAGAGAAAGAGCCATGTGACTCTGTTTAGAATAAACCACCCTAAACAGAACCACTGCACAAGGACTCAAGGGCCTCTCATAGCTCTTAGTGGAAACCAGTGACCGCTATCTTAAAAAGTATCAAGGGTAAATCTGAGGTAGAACTTGGCCCTTCCCAAGTACCAGAAACACTTCTGAACTAAGATTTGAAggaaatagggggaaaaaaataacctctCTGGAATCAAATTTAAGTTCTCCCTCTAATAAAAACTAGTTAGAGGTTTACAATTTCAATGCCTTTCGCTTTATTTCCAAAGCTGTCCCAAGTATCCTATTCTCACTCTCACAGTGGTGGGTAGAACATATAATCACTTCTTAAATCCAAGCCAAGTTAATAATTCTCTCTCCCCATTTTAGCATTCAAAGTTTAGCATGCAAGATTTAAATCAAGCAGCTTGCCTGAAGCTAAAGCCTCATCAGCCATTTTGAGGTGAATTAAGAGGCCTGCTTTACACATATGGCACGTACCTACTGCCAGCATGCCTTTCTCCAGGTCTCCAGACATTTCACGACAGATGCTTTTCTCTATATCCCGGTTACACATCCTCTGGTACTCACTGAAAACTgtcaacaggaaagaaaggattcAGGAGTCAGTCTCACAAAGAAATGGCAGTGGTGCATGATGtgtattgctttattttgaaagcacttCTCAACTTGGTAATGCAGCAGATTCACAGAAGTCCTGAAATTTTAAAGATGATTTGAACCATTCTGCTCCATTTAAGTATCACCATGCTCCTCCCAGCTTGTCTAGTCCTGTGCTTATTTCTGAAGGGCTACAGGAAGAAATCGCTGTAAGGGGAACACCAAATTAAACAAATTCTCATTTCCCACTCCtttatcagagaaaaatgtgaacaaataTGACCTCTACCAGCTCTGACACTTAAGAGAGACTATCATAATGTACAGCTCTTGCATACCCTTTTGTTCAAGGGAATTCACTTGGCTTTCCCCTGAGTTATCATCACTCCCATTTTACCCATGACAGAACACAAGCAGAGGGCAGTGTTGGACGTGCTTATCATTACAAACAACAGAGTCAGTGCAACGTTTATGAGGAGATCTGGGTACCATTACCTGCTCTGAGGTGGGCCCTGCTTCTCGCACAGAGAATGGCGTTGAATTTGGATTCATCAGTTCCTAGACGATTCTCACCAGCTGCATAAAGCTCCTGAACTCAGAGCAGAATGCACACATTATAAATTAGAAAAGCCATCATGACAAAAATATGAGTTACAAATCCATTTCCTTACAGCCTCTCTTCCCTTTACAGCCATTCCTTGGTTTAAGTACTGCTGGAAAACAGGAGCCAGCAATAAGCAGCAACTAATCCCAAAACTGGTGCTTAATACAAACCAGCTCTGAAttaccaaaaggaaaacaaaacgAACGCTTAGAAAGTAGCTGAAAATTCTTCTTCCTAGGAAGACTTGAGCCTAGCTTGATTTCTATACCTCTGAGCATGCTTTGAGACATTCATATCTCTTCTGGGAAAGCGTGCTGAAAGCTATTCTGTTTATATGACATTTATATGCATTACTGCTTATATGACAGTATAGCACTGAAACGATCCATGGCTTTGTGTCTGCTGTGTGGTGAAACAGAACACACAAGAAGTAACAGGTGCAAGAGTTATCATGTTCAGCTGCCCTACTTGATGCAAAAAGCCCAAGCTCCTTACATAACTAACAGCAGCACAATGGAGTGACACCAACTGGAAAAGcaagagattttaaaatcaaagcaaacccaaccaaacaaaaaaaagaggggCTTCATTCCCTAGAGCCTCCTCTCAGAAATGGAGCCACAAGGCTCTAATGCAGTTGTTACACCCCTTTATAACCCTTCCACTTACTGAAACGGAAACACTACTAtaggaaaacacacacaacatcCAAGACCAAGAGACCACAAAGTCACATATCAGTGTACTCAACTTACAAATAATGAAGAGCTTCATACTGACCTGCACATCTTTTTGGACAAGAGACATGTCAACATTTGTACTTTCATCTCTGTTTCCCTGAAAGAATTTGAAGTGGCAAAAattttactgctgtgttttttcttaataaagaacaaacaataacaacagccacaacacacacacaagcaccCAAGTGCCCATAAGCTCTGCACAGAAGTACCTGACTAAGTGAAACTAAAAGCCTCTGAAAATGTCCAGATGTGTCACTTTTGATTGCTTCCTCCAGAGTCTTCTTAAATTCTGTAAGGGAGACGCAACGATGAATAATCATACAGCTCTGCCCATCCTCCAAATTAATGATGTCAGGgattaatgagaaaaagatgaacaaaTCTAACCTGCTTTATAGACCCTGTTGAGCTCCTGAATATGCTCGTTACTTCGAGAAGCTAAGATTTCAATGAGACAGTTTTCATCCGTGCCAACGCcctgaaaaaacaaatcaaacagaaaacccCACAATAGCAAACTGTAAGAGAAAACTCTTCTTGAACCCAATATGAAATaacataaagaacaaagaagaataCAAATATGGAGAGAATAAATACAATAGCACATTGAAACAGGAAAACCCAAAGCATGTCGTTTGAATGTTGCATGTAAATTCTtcccaaaaaccaaaacaaagcgAACCTTGCTCCACATCATagtttaatttgcttttagaGCTATTTCTGAGCACTCAGTGTACAGGAGCTGGAAATTCTGAGTGGAGCAGTGCTGTCAGCTCCACACCTCACAGCAAAAACCAAGACACAAATGTGCCCCACGCAGTAGCTGACTGAAAAGAGCATAACCATAGTGGCTTGCTAAAGACTGTGCAATAAATGAACTGTGAAGCCCAGCAGAACTTTGCCTCTGACATCTTATCAATTTTTAATAAATCCTTGTTACAACACAAACCTATTAAACGCTCTTTACCTTTAAAAAGCTTAGTAAAATTAAGAATTGTTATTTTCATATTATAAAACACCAAGAAATGGAGTAAAGAGGGGGTGAATATCTGAATGGAAAGGACATCTGAATGCAAAGCTTTTAAATTACTACCACAAATTTCATCAGCTCAAATATTCCCTACTGTGTTATGAAGTTGTTTATCCTACACAAACCTTTACAGCTTCCTTGATTTCATAAGCATCAAACATGACGGGTGTCTTCATCATTGCTAAGATGGTCTTCTCAAAGTTACCCGATAGCTCAGACTTGAGATCCTTGATCAAATCCTACAGAGCATTAAATAAAGAGTTCATGAAGATAAACAAATTCTGGACTTCACTTAAAATCCATTATGCGTAAGCATCAATAATTTATCTACAAGGTAAAGTTACTCCACTCAACAACAtttaacacagcaaaaaataacatacatatttatatagtTAAGGTGAAATTAAATAGACTGTACAGAAGAGAAGGGCCACAGTAACTACCTAAGAGAAACTGCACTATACAACTcatctgaaatacagctttagcgcctgatttagtggttgacaaccctgcctgctgcacagagcagagggttGAAATTACATGATctctaaagtcccttccaactcgtGCCATACTACCTAGGCCCTTATTCTTCTTACTTGTCTCATGATGTATTTACCTTTCCATAAGCTGTTTTGAAGGAGAGCATGATCTGCTGTCGCTGCTTGTTTGAACGGCTTCCAAGACAATCTATAATAGCTTGTTCATCGGTTCCTGTACATGCACACAAACACCACAGAGTGAGCATGCATGTCACATGAGGATTCAGCTTTTGGTTTCTCAAGTCTCTACTTCTACCAAGCCCAACACACATGCTTCTTACTCATCTGTCATATCCAAAATACCACCCCACATAAACCTGCAAATACCAAGTTCACCATGTTGTTTTCATCTACATTCACTTTCAATAATTCTGGTTACCAAGAACACGCAAGCCAGCCTACTCAGTATGTTAACAATGGCAAAAGGCAGTactgaaacaaagctgaaatggTGCTTAAATTAAATAGCAAATTCACAGACTGCTCACCGAATCCCTTCATGGCCTTCCTCAAGACCTCTGCATCCTTCAGAGGGTCAAATCCTGGTGCATCAGTGATTGTGCCTCTGTTTCCATACTAAAATCAAAGTTGAGCTGCATATTAGTATTAATCAGTACAAGACTGCATTTTGCTActtaaaatgataaaagcattttttccttactttaaaaagcaaggCAGTCAACATAAACTAAACTGTTTCTATATCTGTACTAtgataaaatgcaaaatcaatGATAGTCTGATTAACCTGTGCAATGTAACTACAGATACCTTAAActggaacaaaataaatggaatttgAGTTTatgtcttctgcttcttctttgaTAATGCAGCACAATAGCATGCATTTGAACTCACAGATGCCTATATTGCTTATATCTCCTGCTTTGGTCAAACCCCTCTTTGTGacttccctttcatttttagatacacaaagaaaacacagaagaacacATGCAGTCacactgtaaaacaaaagcactgaaagctCTTACTGCTCCAGGAGAGACTGTAGGCCCTGTAGGTCCTGGATAAGAGGGCATAGATGGATTCACAGCTGGGCCTGGTGGATAACTTGGCATGGGCTGCTGCCCCGGGTAAGGTGCTGGTGGTTGTCCTGGAAACCCCATAGGCTGCTGACCAGGAGGCATGGTGGGCTGGCCCAGCGCAGGGCCACCTGGGTATCCTGGTGCATTTCCTCCAGATGGAGGATACCCCCCGTAAGAGGGCTGCTGTCCTGACGGAGGCTGTCCAAAGCCACCTGGAGGTACTGGTGGATAACCCCCAGGTGCTGAAGGGTATATGCCTTGTGGTACATTTGACCCTCCAAATGTCCCTGCCATATTGGATGCCTGCAACAAAGCAAGAGAGGAGCTTTACAAATAGCTGAATTTCAATCTCATTATTAACACAATGTGTTCATCTTCCCACACCCCCAAACATATCTAGTGCTGCATCTCCAAGGAACTTCGCAACGATCAGGTTGAATTAGAAAGGATGCTAGAAAAATAACTTGATTCAGCTGGCTTAGTTTTACTGTAGCTGTACAGTAGCTGTGGATATTGCTGTGAGCACTCCAGGTAACTCTGTTGATCACTCTGACTGCTGAATTCACTTAATCAGTGCCTCAGAAAGATAGTAATGATGCAAGTGTCTTAGCATGCTGTGAAATCCTTATGTTTTATAGCAGATTTCTGGAGACTAAAATCTAAGAAACATAACTCACTTATACCCTAAGCAAAAAAAGTCACATTGGCAACGCCTGCGTTTCCTTCAGCCAGTGTAAAGGGTTTTTACTGACATCTGTTAAACATTAGCAGAGCTGATCCTATGCTTTCTTCAGAGATGAGTCACTTGCCTCAACTGCAGAACCTGGCTCTTTTTTCAACTGGCCCAAAAGCAGGTAATAAGCAAAACCTGAGCTGTGTTTGCCAATATGAATACATTAAGAACAGACAGTCAGTATTAAGCACACACGTCCCCACTCCTCTGCATGGCAAAGTCATGTCTTACATCCTCGCCTTCTGAAATTAGGCTCTTTAGACAAAATTTATCAACAGATTCTGCCTTTCTAACATAAGGAATAGCTTATGGTAACCATTTACTTCAACAGATGGTACTGAATGCTCAGCGTTTAAACAAAGGTTAGAAAAAGGCACAAAACAAACCTGCTGTAAACTATTTGTCTACAGTACCAACATCACAACTTAAAGAAGTCACAGTAAGAAACATCAAATGAAAGCTGACTCACCATTCCAGCCATGTAGTTTGGGTTGAACTGATTAGCGTAGCCAGCCACATTTTCTAGACCAATTGGAGGTGGATTTGAAGGTGGATTTGAAGGTGGATAGGCAGCACCACCCCAAGGACTGCCACCTGAAATCAaacacagctgcactgaaaCAAGACACGACACCTTTTAAAGCTTGTCTATCAGCCAAGATTAAACACCACTACAAAAAACTCCAAACTGAACGTAGGAAGAAACCACTGGAAGCCCCAGTGTCCAGAAAACCCTGCAGACTCACGCTTCATTCATTCCACCTTTTCACTTGTGAGGACCATGGGTCACTTAACAGTTACTTCATCTGATTGACTCacctgggggtgctggtggATATCCACCTGCTGGGGGATAGCCCGGGTAACTCATTGCAAAGACCTGAAAAGCAGATGTGAGACAGTCATTTTCTGCAGCGCCTGGCTAATTACACCACATGAAATCAACAGGCAGTATGTTTGCAGAAGCCAGGCAATACAATCTGGATAACAACCAGACAAGTTGCAGGGGCTTTTTTGGGGAAAGGACTTTTTATTTTGGACCAGTGAATATATTCAGATATTTAACCAGCTCTACCGTCTCTCCTCAGATTATTTCTCTTACTCATTTCATACATACTCCTCATTTTGTCAATTACATTGTTAAGGATGCATCACTCTAAAGCATGTTACCGTGCCATTAAATTATCACCAAGTTCACAACCTATGCAGAACAGTTTTGTTAACCAGAAGTAGAAAAAGCAGTTGACAAACAAACCACATCATCAAATGACTAAGATCATGAGCTGCGTAGGAGGTGACTGAAATGGAAACATATGCAGAAGCACAAGGTCAGAGTAAGAAGCTGAAAGGACACAACACTGTCAGCACTGTAATAGAGGGCGTACCTAAAGGagatcactgaaataaattggATCTCTAGAAGTTGACAGTGCTTCTGTCAGAACGTACAGACAAATGCCATGTCATCAGTGCCCAAAATAAAAGTGGACTGTTAACCACTGCCACTGCTTGGAGACTGGCTCTGTATTGGTCAGTGCATGGTGAGTAATGGCACTGTGC encodes the following:
- the ANXA11 gene encoding annexin A11, giving the protein MSYPGYPPAGGYPPAPPGGSPWGGAAYPPSNPPSNPPPIGLENVAGYANQFNPNYMAGMASNMAGTFGGSNVPQGIYPSAPGGYPPVPPGGFGQPPSGQQPSYGGYPPSGGNAPGYPGGPALGQPTMPPGQQPMGFPGQPPAPYPGQQPMPSYPPGPAVNPSMPSYPGPTGPTVSPGAYGNRGTITDAPGFDPLKDAEVLRKAMKGFGTDEQAIIDCLGSRSNKQRQQIMLSFKTAYGKDLIKDLKSELSGNFEKTILAMMKTPVMFDAYEIKEAVKGVGTDENCLIEILASRSNEHIQELNRVYKAEFKKTLEEAIKSDTSGHFQRLLVSLSQGNRDESTNVDMSLVQKDVQELYAAGENRLGTDESKFNAILCARSRAHLRAVFSEYQRMCNRDIEKSICREMSGDLEKGMLAVVKCLKNTPAFFAERLRNAMKGAGTKDRTLIRIMVSRSEVDLLDIRAEYKRMYGKSLYADITGDTSGDYRKILLKLCGGND